A DNA window from Coffea arabica cultivar ET-39 chromosome 6c, Coffea Arabica ET-39 HiFi, whole genome shotgun sequence contains the following coding sequences:
- the LOC113691790 gene encoding uncharacterized protein: MASTLFSHLKYSDSLTVVAISIFTAVVCEAISWLLIYRTSSYKSLKSTIDKASKKLETMKTPNGTSELTKKSKTKKIDRVETSLKESSRDLSLFKFKSGAVVAVVLFMVFGLLNTLFEGKPVAKLPFVPLRIVQKMSHRGLSGDDMTDCSMAFLYFLCSISIRTNLQKFLGFSPPRGAAGAGLFPMPDPKTS, translated from the coding sequence ATGGCTTCTACATTATTCTCCCACCTAAAATACTCCGACAGCTTAACGGTGGTCGCAATTTCAATCTTCACCGCCGTAGTCTGCGAAGCTATCTCGTGGCTACTAATCTACCGCACCAGCTCCTACAAGTCTCTCAAATCCACCATAGACAAGGCCTCCAAAAAGCTCGAAACCATGAAAACCCCTAACGGCACCAGTGAACTCACTAAGAAatcaaaaaccaagaaaatcGACCGCGTCGAGACCTCCTTGAAGGAATCCAGCCGCGATTTGTCTCTATTTAAGTTCAAATCCGGCGCTGTCGTCGCGGTCGTTTTATTTATGGTTTTCGGATTGTTGAATACTTTGTTCGAAGGGAAACCCGTTGCGAAATTGCCGTTTGTTCCCTTGCGGATTGTTCAGAAGATGAGTCATCGTGGCTTGTCCGGGGACGACATGACTGATTGTTCGATGGCCTTTTTGTATTTTCTTTGCTCGATTAGTATTAGGACTAACCTTCAGAAGTTCTTAGGTTTTTCGCCGCCACGCGGAGCTGCTGGTGCTGGCCTTTTCCCCATGCCCGATCCCAAAACCAGCTGA